In one Zalophus californianus isolate mZalCal1 chromosome 10, mZalCal1.pri.v2, whole genome shotgun sequence genomic region, the following are encoded:
- the DAGLB gene encoding diacylglycerol lipase-beta isoform X2, which yields MPGMVLFGRRWAIASDDLVFPGFFELSLRVVWWIGILTLYLMHRGKLDCAGGTLLSSYLIVLLVLLAVIICTVSAIVCVSMKGTICNPGPRKSMSKLLYFRLALFLPEMVWASLGAAWIADDVQCDRTVVSGIIATVIISWIIIVSTVVTIIIVFDPLGGKMAPYPSSGPNHLDSHDSSQLLNSLKTAATSVWETRIKFLCCCVGKDDHTRVAFSSTAELFSTYFSDTDLVPSDIAAGLTLLHQQQDSIRNSQEPDGVIGHSPGHPQEADLDAELANCHHYMQFAAAAYGWPLYIYQNPFTGLCKIGGDCCRSRTTEYDLVGGDQLHCHFGSILHTTGLQYRDFIHISFHDKVYELPFLVALDHRKESVVVAVRGTMSLQDILTDLSAENETLNLECGVQDCSAHKRHINSPTTQYPAGSCGLGCGCVPRISPQVEALCVHQVRAGPGLLQPGSHGGQLPRAGKAVVVVAAGLSSASDPGQSSPEFEAVPLNAVLAFPGGGGAVCVWDAGQGLRHGCCVQVPFGFSCPEADMWSVPAAGERWLHSRPQGRPGSAVVRQEVLFPNGKHVRPPLSFSWMWPGSAFSHGPR from the exons ATGCCTGGGATGGTGCTTTTCGGTCGGCGCTGGGCCATCGCCAGCGACGACCTGGTCTTCCCGGGGTTCTTCGAGCTGTCCCTGCGAGTGGTGTG GTGGATTGGCATTTTGACTTTGTACCTCATGCACAGAGGGAAGCTGGACTGTGCAGgcggcaccctgctcagcagttACTTGATCGTTCTTCTTGTTCTCCTAGCAGTTATTATATGTACGGTGTCCGCCATTGTGTGTGTCAGCATGAAAG GAACCATCTGTAATCCCGGACCACGGAAATCTATGTCCAAACTGCTTTACTTCCGCCTTGCGCTCTTTCTTCCGGAAATGGTCTGGGCTTCTCTGGGGGCTGCCTGGATAGCAGATGACGTGCAGTGTGACAGGACAGTGGTGAGTGGCATCATTGCCACCGTCATCATCAG CTGGATTATCATCGTCTCCACCGTggtcaccatcatcatcgtcTTTGACCCACTCGGGGGGAAAATGGCTCCATATCCCTCCTCTGGCCCCAACCACCTGGATAGTCATGATTCGAGCCAGCTACTTAACAGCCTCAAGACAGCAGCTACCAGCGTGTGGGAAACCAGAATCAAGTTCCTGTGCTGTTGCGTCGGGAAAGACGACCATACTCGAGTTGCTTTTTCGAGTACGGCAGAGCTTTTCTCAACCTACTTTTCA GACACAGACCTGGTGCCCAGCGACATAGCAGCGGGCCTCACCCTTCTCCATCAGCAACAGGACAGTATCAGGAATAGCCAGGAGCCGGACGGGGTGATCGGCCATTCCCCGGGGCACCCCCAG gaAGCTGATCTGGACGCCGAGTTAGCCAACTGTCACCATTACATGCAGTTTGCAGCAGCAGCCTATGGGTGGCCTCTCTACATCTATCAGAACCCCTTCACCGGGCTCTGCAAGATTGGCGGGGACTG TTGTCGAAGCAGGACGACAGAATACGACTTGGTCGGAGGAGACCAGCTCCACTGTCACTTTGGCTCCATCCTGCACACGACGGGCCTGCAGTACAGGGACTTCATTCACATAAGCTTTCATGACAAG GTCTACGAGCTTCCGTTTTTAGTGGCTCTGGACCACAGGAAAGAATCTGTCGTGGTAGCCGTGAGAGGAACCATGTCTCTGCAG GACATCCTCACGGACCTGTCAGCGGAGAATGAGACCCTCAACTTAGAGTGTGGGGTGCAAGACTGTTCGGCACACAAG CGACACATCAACTCGCCAACCACACAATACCCGGCAGGATCCTGTGGCCTGGGCTGCGGCTGTGTTCCTAGAATCAGCCCGCAGGTCGAGGCTTTGTGCGTGCACCAGGTGCGCGCTGGGCCTGGCCTCCTCCAGCCGGGTTCCCACGGGGGGCAGCTCCCTCGGGCCGGGAAGGCGGTGGTAGTGGTGGCGGCGGGCCTGAGCTCTGCCTCTGACCCCGGCCAGAGCAGTCCGGAGTTCGAAGCTGTGCCGCTGAACGCAGTCTTGGCCTTTCCGGGTGGCGGGGGGGCTGTCTGTGTGTGGGATGCAGGCCAGGGCCTCCGCCACGGCTGCTGTGTCCAGGTCCCTTTTGGCTTCAGCTGTCCCGAGGCGGACATGTGGTCGGTCCCCGCGGCGGGTGAGAGGTGGCTGCACAGCCGGCCGCAGGGGAGGCCGGGAAGCGCGGTGGTCCGGCAAGAGGTGCTCTTCCCAAACGGTAAACACGTCAGACCTCCTCTTAGCTTCTCCTGGATGTGGCCAGGGTCAGCCTTCTCCCATGGACCTCGGTAG